The proteins below come from a single Archangium lipolyticum genomic window:
- a CDS encoding LysR family transcriptional regulator: MDTALLPQLQVFLVVARLRSFSGAARELGVTRSAVSQAVRQLEEQLRVVLLTRTTRSVALTDVGRKLVETAGPGLAQALAAVKELSAQPGELVGRLRLSVPRAAVPHVIEPVLPTFRARHPRVEVEVVLEEQLVDIVAGGYDAGVRLSEIIERDMVQVRLTEPFRFVIVGTPEYLARLGVPQRPEDLLRHECITFRSPTTGALYAWELERGRKTWRLPVRGGVVTNDGLLCASMARLGLGLAYAFEPMVMEDLRSGRLQRVLEPYAPTVPGYFLYFPSRAQRTPALRAFVDIARESLVQRR, translated from the coding sequence ATGGATACGGCTCTCCTGCCGCAGCTTCAGGTCTTTCTGGTGGTGGCGCGCTTGCGTAGCTTCAGCGGCGCGGCCCGCGAGCTCGGCGTCACCCGCTCCGCGGTAAGTCAGGCGGTGCGGCAGCTCGAGGAGCAGTTGCGTGTGGTGCTCCTGACTCGCACGACCCGGAGCGTGGCGCTGACCGACGTAGGTCGGAAGCTGGTCGAGACGGCTGGGCCTGGCCTGGCGCAGGCGCTCGCTGCGGTGAAGGAACTCTCCGCTCAGCCCGGCGAGCTCGTGGGCAGGTTGCGGCTCTCCGTGCCGCGAGCGGCGGTGCCGCATGTGATCGAACCGGTCCTGCCTACGTTCCGCGCGCGCCACCCACGCGTGGAGGTCGAAGTCGTGCTCGAAGAGCAACTCGTGGACATCGTCGCGGGGGGCTACGACGCGGGCGTGCGGCTCAGCGAGATCATTGAGCGTGACATGGTGCAGGTTCGGCTCACGGAGCCGTTTCGCTTCGTCATCGTGGGCACACCTGAGTACCTGGCGCGGCTCGGGGTGCCTCAGCGTCCCGAGGATCTGCTGCGCCACGAGTGCATCACCTTCCGCTCGCCGACGACCGGAGCGCTCTACGCCTGGGAACTGGAGCGGGGTCGAAAGACGTGGCGCTTGCCGGTTCGCGGCGGCGTCGTCACGAACGATGGTCTGCTGTGCGCGTCGATGGCCAGGCTGGGCTTGGGGCTTGCCTACGCGTTCGAGCCCATGGTCATGGAGGATCTGCGCAGCGGGCGGCTTCAGCGGGTGCTCGAGCCCTACGCGCCCACGGTGCCCGGCTACTTCCTCTATTTCCCGAGCCGCGCACAGCGCACTCCCGCTCTTCGCGCGTTCGTAGACATCGCCAGGGAGTCACTCGTGCAGAGAAGGTGA
- a CDS encoding beta-ketoacyl-ACP synthase yields MNRPVFLNTLGLVCAPGAGRHQVRAALFAGTPSGVAPSDDFAARTLHVGQVTSPLADMEVLAPPLRSRNNALLLTALADIRSEVDAAIARFGPERVGIVLGTSTSGIGESETAMVAHAAHGALPPSFHLRQQELGSPAMALSGLLGLAGPALVISTACSSSAKALASAARLLRAGVCDAVIAGGADSLCRFTVAGFSALESVSEARCNPMSVHRRGINIGEGAALFLMTREPGPVRIAGWGESSDAHHISAPEPGGRGALAAMRAALKRGGVAPSDVDYVNLHGTATPLNDAMESRAVHALLGGDVPSSSTKPLTGHTLGAAGALEAAFCWLTLTDNPAGLLPPHWWDGEPDPALPALALVPAGYSLGRPPRYALSNSFGFGGSNAALLLGCA; encoded by the coding sequence ATGAACCGGCCGGTCTTCCTCAACACGCTGGGCCTCGTGTGCGCCCCGGGAGCGGGCAGGCACCAGGTCCGCGCCGCCCTGTTCGCCGGCACGCCGAGCGGTGTGGCCCCGAGCGACGACTTCGCCGCTCGCACGCTGCACGTGGGCCAGGTCACCTCGCCGCTGGCCGACATGGAGGTGCTCGCGCCCCCCTTGCGCAGCCGCAACAACGCGCTGCTGCTCACCGCGCTGGCGGACATCCGCTCCGAGGTGGATGCGGCCATCGCCCGCTTCGGTCCCGAGCGGGTGGGGATCGTCCTGGGGACGAGCACCTCCGGCATCGGGGAGAGCGAGACCGCCATGGTGGCGCATGCCGCCCACGGCGCGCTTCCCCCCTCCTTCCACCTGCGGCAGCAGGAGCTCGGCTCACCGGCCATGGCTCTCAGTGGGCTGCTCGGCCTGGCGGGGCCGGCCCTCGTCATCTCCACCGCCTGCTCCTCCAGCGCCAAGGCGCTGGCCAGCGCCGCGCGACTGCTGCGCGCGGGCGTCTGCGACGCGGTCATCGCGGGAGGGGCCGACTCGCTGTGCCGCTTCACCGTCGCCGGGTTCTCCGCGCTCGAGTCGGTGAGCGAGGCGCGCTGCAACCCCATGAGCGTCCACCGCCGCGGCATCAACATCGGCGAGGGCGCGGCCCTCTTCCTGATGACGCGGGAGCCGGGGCCGGTGCGGATCGCCGGCTGGGGTGAGTCCTCCGACGCGCACCACATCTCCGCGCCGGAGCCCGGCGGCCGGGGCGCGCTGGCCGCGATGAGGGCGGCGCTGAAGCGCGGAGGCGTGGCCCCGTCCGACGTCGACTACGTCAACCTCCACGGGACGGCCACGCCCCTCAACGACGCGATGGAGAGCCGGGCGGTGCACGCGCTGCTCGGCGGAGACGTTCCGTCCAGCTCCACCAAGCCGCTCACCGGGCACACCCTGGGGGCCGCGGGCGCACTGGAGGCCGCCTTCTGCTGGCTGACCCTCACCGACAACCCGGCCGGGCTGCTGCCCCCCCACTGGTGGGATGGAGAGCCCGACCCGGCGCTTCCCGCGCTGGCCCTGGTGCCCGCCGGCTACAGCCTGGGCCGTCCGCCCCGCTATGCGCTGAGCAACTCCTTCGGGTTCGGCGGCAGCAACGCCGCGCTACTCCTGGGGTGTGCCTGA
- a CDS encoding NAD(P)/FAD-dependent oxidoreductase gives MKTEKTDVLVIGAGPAGSVAAGLLRKHGREVLMLEKEQFPRFSIGESLLPQSMEYIEAAGMLRDVVEAGFQFKNGAAFARGSTYTQFDFREKFSPGWGTTYQVERATFDHILSKAAERMGATLRFRHEVTAVDLDGDKPRVTVRSPEGETYGVEANFLLDASGFGRVLPRLLSLETPSNFPVRGAIFTHIEDRVAPGVFDRNKILVSVHPEHVDVWYWTIPFANGRTSLGVVARREFLEKYQGTDLERLRAIVNEAPALASVLKDAVWDTPARKLTGYAANVKSLWGRGFALLGNAGEFLDPVFSSGVTIAFKSASLAVAALERSRAGEAVDWERDYAQPLKEGVNTFRSFVESWYTGEFQRILFHPNQSPEVRRMISAILAGYAWDKANPFVAESHRRLKVLGELCAA, from the coding sequence ATGAAGACTGAAAAGACCGACGTTCTCGTCATCGGCGCGGGCCCCGCTGGCTCGGTGGCGGCAGGTCTGCTGCGCAAGCACGGGCGCGAGGTGCTCATGCTGGAGAAGGAGCAGTTCCCGCGCTTCTCCATCGGCGAGAGCCTGCTGCCGCAGAGCATGGAGTACATCGAGGCGGCGGGCATGCTCCGTGACGTGGTGGAGGCGGGCTTCCAGTTCAAGAACGGCGCGGCCTTCGCCCGCGGCAGCACGTACACGCAGTTCGACTTCCGGGAGAAGTTCTCGCCGGGCTGGGGCACCACCTACCAGGTGGAGCGCGCCACGTTCGACCACATCCTCTCCAAGGCCGCCGAGCGGATGGGCGCCACCCTCCGCTTCCGGCACGAGGTCACCGCCGTGGACCTCGACGGGGACAAGCCCCGGGTGACGGTGCGCTCCCCCGAGGGGGAGACCTATGGCGTGGAGGCCAACTTCCTGCTCGACGCCAGCGGGTTCGGCCGCGTCCTGCCGCGGCTGCTCTCACTGGAGACGCCGTCCAACTTCCCCGTGCGCGGCGCCATCTTCACGCACATCGAGGACCGGGTGGCGCCCGGCGTCTTCGACCGGAACAAGATTCTGGTCTCCGTGCACCCCGAGCACGTGGACGTGTGGTACTGGACCATCCCCTTCGCCAACGGCCGTACCTCGCTGGGCGTGGTCGCCAGGCGGGAGTTCCTCGAGAAGTACCAGGGCACGGACCTCGAGCGGCTGCGGGCCATCGTCAACGAGGCGCCCGCACTCGCCTCCGTCCTGAAGGACGCGGTGTGGGACACCCCGGCGCGCAAGCTCACCGGCTATGCCGCCAACGTGAAGTCGCTGTGGGGCCGGGGCTTCGCGCTGCTCGGAAACGCCGGTGAGTTCCTCGATCCGGTCTTCTCCTCGGGCGTGACCATCGCCTTCAAGTCGGCCAGTCTGGCGGTGGCCGCGCTCGAGCGCAGCCGTGCCGGCGAGGCGGTGGACTGGGAGCGCGACTACGCGCAGCCCCTCAAGGAGGGCGTCAACACGTTCCGCTCCTTCGTCGAGTCCTGGTACACGGGCGAGTTCCAGCGGATTCTCTTCCACCCCAACCAGTCGCCGGAGGTCCGCCGGATGATTTCCGCCATCCTCGCGGGCTACGCCTGGGACAAGGCCAACCCCTTCGTGGCGGAGAGTCACCGGCGGCTCAAGGTGCTCGGAGAGCTGTGCGCCGCCTGA
- a CDS encoding beta-ketoacyl-ACP synthase, whose amino-acid sequence MKRVVVTGIGAISPLGHDWKTVEARLRSLRNAVQTMDEWKVYEGLNTRVGAPAAPFELPPQTYSRKATRSMGRVALMATRASEMALQSAGLLGDPLLKSGKMGIAYGSSSGTPANMADFGRMITEKTTEGITATTYIRMMAHTAPVNISVFFGITGRIITTSSACTSGSQGIGYAYEAIKLGRQVAMLAGGAEELDATEAAVFDTLFATSTQNNDTPHLTPRPFHAARTGLVLGEGACTLVLEELEHARARGAPIYAEVLGYGTNNDGRHVTQPNAPTMADAMRLALEDAGVSPTDIGYVNAHGTATEHGDIAETAGTHSVFGERVPFSSLKSYMGHTLGACGALEAWMTIEMMRSGWFAPTLHLEPGAVDPRCAPLDYITGEGRNIQTDLVMSNNFAFGGINTSLVFRRWD is encoded by the coding sequence ATGAAGAGGGTTGTCGTCACCGGCATCGGGGCCATCAGCCCGCTCGGCCATGACTGGAAGACGGTGGAGGCGAGGCTGAGGTCGCTTCGCAACGCCGTCCAGACCATGGACGAGTGGAAGGTGTACGAGGGCCTGAACACGCGGGTGGGCGCGCCCGCTGCTCCCTTCGAGCTCCCACCCCAGACATACAGCCGCAAGGCCACGCGGAGCATGGGCCGCGTCGCGCTGATGGCCACGCGCGCCAGCGAGATGGCCCTGCAGTCGGCGGGGCTGCTGGGAGACCCGCTGCTCAAGAGCGGGAAGATGGGCATCGCCTACGGCTCGTCCTCCGGCACCCCGGCCAACATGGCCGACTTCGGCCGGATGATCACGGAGAAGACCACCGAGGGAATCACCGCCACCACCTACATCCGGATGATGGCGCACACGGCCCCGGTGAACATCAGCGTCTTCTTCGGAATCACCGGGCGCATCATCACCACCTCCAGCGCGTGCACGTCGGGCAGCCAGGGAATCGGCTACGCCTACGAGGCCATCAAGCTGGGGCGCCAGGTGGCGATGCTCGCCGGCGGCGCCGAGGAGCTCGACGCGACGGAAGCGGCGGTGTTCGACACCCTCTTCGCCACCAGCACCCAGAACAACGACACGCCGCACCTCACCCCGCGGCCCTTCCACGCGGCTCGGACGGGGCTGGTGCTCGGTGAGGGGGCGTGCACCCTCGTGCTCGAGGAGCTGGAGCACGCCCGTGCGCGCGGAGCGCCCATCTACGCGGAGGTCCTCGGCTACGGCACCAACAACGACGGCCGGCACGTCACCCAGCCCAACGCCCCCACCATGGCCGACGCCATGCGGCTGGCCCTGGAGGACGCGGGGGTGTCCCCCACGGACATCGGCTACGTGAACGCCCACGGCACCGCCACCGAGCACGGCGACATCGCCGAGACGGCCGGCACCCACAGCGTGTTCGGCGAGCGGGTCCCCTTCTCCTCGCTCAAGAGCTACATGGGGCACACCCTGGGCGCCTGCGGTGCGCTGGAGGCCTGGATGACCATCGAGATGATGCGCTCGGGCTGGTTCGCGCCGACGCTCCACCTCGAGCCGGGCGCGGTGGATCCGCGCTGCGCGCCGCTGGACTACATTACCGGCGAGGGCCGCAACATCCAGACGGACCTCGTCATGAGCAACAACTTCGCCTTCGGGGGAATCAACACCTCGTTGGTGTTCCGCCGTTGGGACTAG
- a CDS encoding excinuclease ATPase subunit, whose protein sequence is MKKWMAMSILAVTFATPALARDTVYKIKLADVLAMPEAKGKLDKSVAFYLAGAKTPAVVETLGEGVSNKKTNSLGKSDEFGCKWAALSALIALQDTAKKKGANAVVDIVSYYKRSEFKSTTEFECHAGSFVVGVALKGNYARVGK, encoded by the coding sequence ATGAAGAAGTGGATGGCCATGTCCATTCTGGCCGTGACGTTCGCGACGCCGGCCCTGGCGCGCGACACGGTCTACAAAATCAAGCTGGCCGACGTCCTCGCGATGCCGGAGGCGAAGGGCAAGCTGGACAAGTCCGTGGCGTTCTACCTCGCGGGAGCGAAGACGCCGGCCGTGGTCGAGACCCTCGGTGAGGGGGTGAGCAACAAGAAGACCAACAGCCTGGGCAAGTCCGACGAGTTCGGCTGCAAGTGGGCGGCACTGTCGGCGCTCATCGCGCTGCAGGACACCGCGAAGAAGAAGGGCGCCAACGCGGTGGTCGACATCGTCAGCTACTACAAGAGGAGCGAGTTCAAGAGCACCACGGAGTTCGAGTGCCACGCCGGCAGCTTCGTGGTGGGCGTGGCCCTCAAGGGCAACTACGCCCGCGTCGGGAAGTAG
- a CDS encoding MMPL family transporter → MGSRLAILWAVLVLAVGMHQVSFWRSTRLDTDVLALLPEDEQAPEVGAATRRLADEAGRELVLLVGGPDWPAAQRAAEVAARALSDSGAPLEPSALDASALEDAVAFYLPYRDRLLTPGQREWLARASEKELEATALMKLYQPAGPRLTAWNADPLGLWPDWWAARAAESVARPREGRLWLSGEGREWVLLSYRGTVSSFALGEQGAVSAAVARARAAVLSAVPGGRLVAAGVPLYVEAAAAQASWEMSTIGLGSLLAVLLLVWLTFRSVRPIVLIGVSLLVGSAIALSVTALLFERVHLLTLVFGATLVGVAEDYGFHYFAARTGRPASERRSLMRSLLPGMALALLTSVVAYLALGLAPFPGLRQMAVFASAGLLGAFLTVVCWFPLADYGELPVTRFAERVSTALGRWPRFGLGLRSGLVLGGLLVLTAGGLWRLQSRDDLRQLQNAPAALVADQRELGRLLALPSPAQFFLVEGADAEQTLVRESALKQRLDALVAEGALAGYRAVSDWLPPAEQQRADQALSARAEQTVLAAVATATGEELQRAAFAAGTLTPEQLLSSPVGRAVRQQWLGQVGDRQLSVLMLNGLNDASVLPRLARAADGLQGVRWVDKTEEVSRLLGRYRRVMTGLLVAGYAAVLVLLALRFRRQALRAWVPSALGSLVTLGVLGWMGEPLQLFTVLGLVVLLGMGVDYGIFLLEHPGDDSTWLAVALAGVSTFLSFGLLALSATPALRSFGLTMLVGEVTIWMLTPCFRPLPHQERT, encoded by the coding sequence TTGGGAAGTAGACTGGCCATCCTCTGGGCCGTGCTCGTGCTCGCCGTGGGCATGCACCAGGTCTCCTTCTGGCGCTCAACACGCCTGGACACCGACGTGCTCGCGCTCCTGCCGGAGGACGAGCAGGCCCCGGAGGTGGGCGCCGCCACCCGGAGGCTGGCCGACGAGGCCGGACGCGAGCTGGTGCTGCTGGTGGGCGGCCCCGACTGGCCTGCTGCCCAGCGTGCCGCGGAGGTGGCGGCCCGCGCGCTCTCGGACTCCGGCGCGCCGCTGGAGCCCTCCGCCCTGGATGCCTCCGCCCTGGAGGACGCCGTGGCGTTCTACCTGCCCTACCGCGACCGGCTGCTGACGCCCGGCCAGCGGGAGTGGCTGGCGCGCGCGAGCGAGAAGGAGCTGGAGGCCACGGCGCTGATGAAGCTCTACCAGCCGGCCGGACCGCGGCTGACGGCGTGGAACGCCGACCCGCTCGGCCTCTGGCCCGACTGGTGGGCGGCGCGCGCTGCGGAGAGTGTGGCCCGCCCCCGCGAGGGCCGGCTGTGGCTCTCGGGCGAGGGCCGTGAGTGGGTGCTGCTGTCCTACCGCGGCACCGTCTCCTCCTTCGCGCTCGGCGAGCAGGGGGCAGTCAGCGCCGCCGTGGCGCGCGCACGCGCCGCGGTCCTCTCCGCCGTTCCGGGAGGGCGCCTGGTGGCTGCCGGCGTGCCGCTGTATGTCGAGGCCGCCGCGGCCCAGGCGAGCTGGGAGATGTCCACCATCGGCCTGGGCTCGCTGCTCGCGGTGCTGCTGCTGGTGTGGCTGACCTTCCGCTCGGTGCGGCCCATCGTGCTCATCGGCGTGTCGCTGCTCGTCGGCTCCGCCATCGCGCTGAGCGTCACCGCGCTCCTCTTCGAGCGGGTCCACCTCCTCACGCTCGTGTTCGGCGCGACCCTGGTGGGCGTGGCCGAGGACTACGGGTTCCACTACTTCGCCGCCCGGACGGGCAGACCCGCCTCGGAGCGCCGCTCGCTCATGCGCAGCCTGCTGCCGGGCATGGCGCTGGCCCTGCTCACCAGCGTGGTGGCGTATCTCGCGCTGGGGCTGGCCCCCTTCCCGGGGCTGCGCCAGATGGCGGTGTTCGCCTCGGCGGGCCTGCTCGGCGCCTTCCTCACCGTGGTCTGCTGGTTCCCCCTGGCCGACTACGGCGAGCTGCCCGTCACCCGCTTCGCCGAGCGGGTCTCCACCGCGCTGGGCCGCTGGCCCCGCTTCGGCCTGGGGCTCCGCTCCGGGCTGGTGCTCGGCGGGCTGTTGGTGCTGACCGCCGGAGGGCTGTGGAGGCTCCAGAGCCGCGATGACCTGCGCCAGCTGCAGAACGCGCCCGCGGCCCTGGTCGCGGACCAGCGCGAGCTGGGACGGCTGCTGGCACTGCCCAGCCCCGCCCAGTTCTTCCTCGTCGAGGGGGCGGATGCCGAGCAGACCCTGGTGCGCGAGTCCGCGCTCAAGCAGCGGCTGGACGCGCTGGTCGCCGAGGGCGCACTGGCCGGCTACCGCGCGGTCTCCGACTGGCTGCCCCCGGCCGAGCAGCAGCGCGCGGACCAGGCGCTCAGCGCCCGCGCGGAGCAGACGGTGCTGGCCGCGGTAGCCACCGCGACGGGCGAGGAGCTTCAGCGTGCCGCGTTCGCCGCGGGGACGCTCACCCCCGAGCAGCTGCTCTCGAGCCCGGTGGGCCGGGCCGTCCGCCAGCAGTGGCTGGGCCAGGTGGGCGACCGGCAGCTCAGCGTGCTGATGCTCAACGGCCTGAACGACGCGTCGGTGCTGCCGCGCCTGGCCCGTGCCGCGGACGGCCTGCAGGGCGTGCGCTGGGTGGACAAGACCGAGGAGGTCTCGCGGCTGCTCGGGCGCTACCGCCGCGTCATGACGGGCCTGCTCGTGGCCGGCTACGCCGCGGTGCTGGTGCTGCTGGCGCTTCGCTTCCGGCGCCAGGCCCTGCGGGCCTGGGTCCCCTCGGCACTGGGGAGCCTCGTCACGCTCGGGGTGCTGGGGTGGATGGGCGAGCCGCTGCAGCTCTTCACCGTGCTCGGGCTGGTGGTCCTGCTGGGCATGGGCGTGGACTACGGCATCTTCCTGCTCGAGCACCCCGGCGACGACTCGACGTGGCTCGCCGTCGCGCTGGCCGGCGTGAGCACCTTCCTCTCCTTCGGGCTGCTGGCCCTCTCGGCCACCCCGGCCCTGCGCTCCTTCGGCCTCACCATGCTGGTCGGTGAGGTGACCATCTGGATGTTGACCCCCTGTTTCAGACCCCTTCCTCACCAGGAAAGAACATGA
- a CDS encoding hotdog family protein translates to MGTPIDYALADLVAHNGPMRLIDRALEADASGMVAEVTIREDCLFFRDGGVGGWVGIEFMAQTVGAWAGWNARLRGEAPKVGFLLGTRRYSCSRPVFRAGERLRIQVRQELWAESGLGQFACTIDIEGETVASAALTVFEPPEGAGE, encoded by the coding sequence ATGGGAACTCCAATCGACTACGCGCTCGCCGACCTGGTGGCGCACAACGGCCCCATGCGCCTCATCGACCGCGCCCTGGAGGCCGACGCCTCCGGGATGGTGGCCGAGGTGACCATCCGCGAGGACTGCCTCTTCTTCCGGGACGGAGGCGTGGGGGGCTGGGTCGGAATCGAGTTCATGGCCCAGACGGTGGGGGCGTGGGCCGGATGGAATGCCCGGCTGCGCGGAGAGGCGCCGAAGGTGGGCTTCCTGCTGGGGACGCGCCGCTATTCGTGCAGCCGCCCCGTCTTCAGGGCGGGCGAACGGCTTCGCATCCAGGTCCGTCAGGAGCTCTGGGCGGAGTCCGGCCTGGGGCAGTTTGCTTGCACCATCGACATCGAGGGTGAGACAGTGGCGAGCGCCGCGCTGACGGTGTTCGAGCCACCCGAAGGGGCTGGGGAATGA
- a CDS encoding DUF3261 domain-containing protein: MRRLIAAAALLALTACAARPTRPAAREEALPELRLPPAGLGQPVSLTQQLTFEHARDAGGARSLEALLEVDAEQLRLAGFALGQRVFTLLWDGQHLEEQRAPFVPSQLQAARVLRDIQLVYWPAEGVRAALPPGWTLEDSPGSRALLYAGQKKVVVRYDGHPRWEGGAELRNEAEHYRLSIQSRRNPDE; encoded by the coding sequence GTGCGCCGCCTGATTGCCGCCGCTGCCCTGCTGGCCCTGACCGCCTGCGCCGCGCGCCCGACGCGACCCGCGGCGCGGGAGGAGGCCCTGCCCGAGCTCCGGCTGCCCCCGGCCGGGCTCGGGCAGCCGGTGAGCCTCACGCAGCAACTGACGTTCGAGCACGCCCGGGATGCCGGTGGGGCCCGCTCGCTCGAGGCCCTGCTGGAAGTCGATGCCGAGCAGCTGCGGCTGGCCGGGTTCGCGCTCGGCCAGCGCGTCTTCACCCTCCTCTGGGACGGCCAGCACCTCGAGGAGCAGCGGGCGCCCTTCGTCCCCTCCCAGCTCCAGGCGGCCCGGGTGCTCCGGGACATCCAGCTCGTCTACTGGCCTGCCGAGGGTGTCCGGGCCGCCCTGCCCCCCGGCTGGACCCTGGAGGACTCGCCGGGCAGCCGGGCGCTCCTCTACGCAGGACAGAAGAAGGTGGTGGTGCGCTACGATGGCCATCCCCGCTGGGAAGGTGGGGCCGAGCTGCGCAATGAGGCGGAGCACTACCGGCTGTCCATCCAATCGCGCCGCAACCCCGATGAATGA
- a CDS encoding outer membrane lipoprotein carrier protein LolA: MRRLLTLLWLLLCTPALAADLAADVRARLVDAPVLRGSFEQQKTVAGFKKPLVSRGDFLVVRDQGVLWNTRSPFASSLTVTRKSLRAEQEGGAAYQLESTREPALTAVNELLLALVSGDLSVLATRFRLEGELVAKGGWKLTLIPTDASVSRLFRRVRLEGDTFVRQVELEEVRGDSTRILFDQLAQTPPPGPAELERLGK, translated from the coding sequence ATGAGACGCCTGCTGACGCTCTTGTGGCTCCTCCTCTGCACCCCTGCCCTGGCGGCCGACCTGGCGGCGGACGTGCGTGCGCGTCTGGTGGATGCGCCGGTCCTGCGGGGCAGCTTCGAGCAGCAGAAGACGGTGGCGGGCTTCAAGAAGCCGCTGGTCTCGCGCGGTGACTTCCTCGTCGTGCGCGACCAGGGGGTGCTCTGGAACACCCGCAGCCCCTTTGCCTCGAGCCTGACGGTCACCCGCAAGTCCCTGCGTGCGGAGCAGGAGGGGGGCGCCGCGTACCAGTTGGAGTCGACCCGGGAGCCGGCGCTCACCGCGGTGAACGAGCTGCTGCTCGCGCTGGTCTCCGGGGATTTGTCGGTGCTCGCCACGCGCTTCCGCCTCGAGGGCGAGCTGGTCGCCAAGGGAGGGTGGAAGCTCACCCTGATTCCGACGGACGCCAGCGTGTCCCGGCTGTTCCGGCGCGTGCGGCTCGAGGGAGACACGTTCGTCCGCCAGGTCGAGCTCGAGGAGGTCCGGGGCGACTCCACCCGCATCCTCTTCGACCAGCTGGCGCAGACGCCGCCGCCCGGCCCCGCGGAGCTCGAGCGCCTTGGGAAGTAG
- the fabG gene encoding 3-oxoacyl-ACP reductase FabG produces the protein MSDNTVLVTGSSRGIGRAVALRLARDGYDVVVHCRSRREEAEAVAGQIRELGRSSRVLQFDVADRAATAQALLADIEEHGCYYGVVCNAGIARDNAFPAMPAEDWDAVIHTNLDAFYNVLNPLTMPMVRRRKPGRIVTLSSVSGLMGNRGQVNYSAAKAGIIGATKALAIELARREITVNCVAPGLIETEMVEAHVVEEALKLIPARRMGTPEEVAATISFLMGRDAAYITRQVISVNGGLFG, from the coding sequence ATGAGTGACAACACGGTACTGGTGACGGGCTCCAGCCGGGGCATCGGTCGCGCGGTGGCCCTGCGCCTGGCCCGTGATGGCTACGACGTGGTCGTCCACTGCCGCAGCCGGCGCGAGGAGGCCGAGGCGGTGGCCGGGCAGATTCGCGAGCTCGGCAGGAGCAGCCGCGTGCTGCAGTTCGACGTGGCGGACCGGGCCGCCACCGCGCAGGCCCTCCTTGCCGACATCGAGGAGCACGGCTGCTACTACGGGGTGGTGTGCAACGCGGGCATCGCCCGGGACAACGCCTTTCCGGCCATGCCCGCCGAGGACTGGGACGCGGTCATCCACACCAACCTCGACGCCTTCTACAACGTGCTCAACCCGCTCACGATGCCGATGGTCCGGCGTCGCAAGCCCGGACGCATCGTCACCCTCTCCTCCGTGTCCGGGCTCATGGGCAACCGGGGGCAGGTGAACTACAGCGCGGCGAAGGCCGGCATCATCGGCGCCACCAAGGCGCTCGCCATCGAGCTGGCCCGCCGTGAAATCACCGTCAACTGCGTCGCCCCCGGTCTCATCGAGACGGAGATGGTGGAGGCGCACGTGGTGGAAGAGGCACTCAAGCTCATTCCCGCCCGGCGCATGGGGACTCCCGAGGAGGTGGCCGCGACGATCAGCTTCCTCATGGGCAGGGACGCGGCTTACATCACTCGGCAGGTCATCTCCGTGAACGGGGGATTGTTCGGATGA
- a CDS encoding carboxymuconolactone decarboxylase family protein encodes MATPRQNNASTASEQRTGRGEYRSPGFQAAGRAAATRGRESVKNGVTEEELVEMITHLAFYVGWPNAMSAVNRAKTLFEKEGA; translated from the coding sequence ATGGCCACGCCACGCCAGAACAACGCCAGCACGGCGAGCGAACAGCGCACCGGACGGGGCGAGTACCGGTCGCCCGGCTTCCAGGCGGCTGGCAGGGCCGCTGCGACAAGGGGCCGTGAGTCGGTCAAGAACGGCGTCACCGAGGAGGAACTCGTCGAGATGATCACGCACCTCGCATTCTACGTCGGTTGGCCGAACGCGATGTCGGCGGTGAACCGCGCAAAGACGCTCTTTGAGAAGGAGGGAGCATGA